Proteins encoded by one window of Roseibium sp. Sym1:
- the rlmH gene encoding 23S rRNA (pseudouridine(1915)-N(3))-methyltransferase RlmH, protein MRFTLFCIGRMKTGAEKDLFDRYMDRARKTGRGLGITEVGLNEMTESRAQRADDRKADEARGILAALSAGARLVVLDENGKNLTSPAFSRKLESWKDEGVPEVVFAIGGADGHGPEVLARADLKLALGAMTWPHQIARILLAEQIYRAMTIQSGHPYHRV, encoded by the coding sequence ATGCGCTTTACGCTCTTCTGCATTGGCCGGATGAAGACCGGTGCGGAAAAAGACCTCTTCGACCGCTACATGGACCGTGCCCGCAAGACCGGGCGCGGGCTCGGAATCACAGAGGTCGGCCTCAACGAAATGACGGAAAGCCGCGCGCAGCGCGCCGACGACCGCAAGGCGGACGAGGCCCGGGGAATCCTGGCGGCCCTTTCCGCCGGTGCCCGTCTGGTGGTGCTGGACGAGAACGGCAAGAACCTGACCAGTCCGGCGTTCAGCCGGAAACTCGAGTCCTGGAAGGACGAAGGCGTGCCGGAAGTCGTGTTCGCCATCGGCGGTGCCGACGGCCACGGTCCGGAGGTGCTTGCCCGCGCCGACCTGAAACTGGCGCTCGGTGCCATGACCTGGCCGCACCAGATTGCCCGGATCCTGCTGGCCGAGCAGATCTACCGGGCCATGACCATCCAGTCCGGTCACCCCTATCACCGGGTCTGA
- the rsfS gene encoding ribosome silencing factor, translating into MSSPMTASVSTDLAADLLDTVLSSLDDSKAEDPVTLDITGKSSLADHMVIVSGRSHRHVGAIADHLLKDLKSAGAGKATVEGLATCDWVLIDAGDVIVHIFRPEVRGFYNLEKMWAPETDDAPQYIG; encoded by the coding sequence ATGTCCTCTCCTATGACGGCTTCCGTAAGCACAGATCTTGCGGCAGACCTCCTCGACACGGTCCTCTCCAGTCTTGACGACTCCAAAGCTGAGGACCCGGTTACTCTCGACATCACAGGAAAAAGTTCGCTGGCCGATCACATGGTGATCGTGTCCGGGCGCTCCCATCGTCATGTGGGCGCGATTGCGGACCATTTGCTGAAGGATCTGAAATCGGCCGGAGCCGGCAAGGCAACGGTTGAAGGTCTGGCGACCTGTGATTGGGTGCTGATTGATGCGGGCGATGTGATCGTTCACATTTTCCGTCCGGAAGTACGCGGTTTCTACAATCTGGAAAAGATGTGGGCACCGGAAACGGACGACGCTCCGCAATATATCGGCTGA